CGAACTCGACGCCGCCCTTCAGCGGGTGGAGACCAAGTTCGGCACCACCGAATGGCTGCACCGGGTCCCGTAGCGCGGCATCCTTCGTCGATTCGCCACAAGTGGCCGCTACACCCACCCGTTTAGCGGCCATTCGCGTCAGATCGGCGCCCCGGACTGCAGCGTCTCAGGCGGACACGGCTTGTGCCTTGAGCGCCCGCAGCAACTGGCTGCGCTGTTCGATGATGATCCGGCGCAGCGCCCGCGGCGCATCCGCGTGCTCGGCCAGCCATTGGTCCGTCCGGGCGATGACGGGGTGCGATTCCGGCGCCGCGCCCGGCCCGTCGAGGTCCTGCCCGGCGGGGTAGAGCCCGCGGACGATCCGGCTGGCGATCTCGATGCTGCGCTCCGTCCAGACCTGCTCAAGGCACTCGAAGTAGGGCTCCACGTAACCCGCGAGCAGTTCAGCCGGGGCCGTGTTGAAGCCCGCGATGGTCGCGCTGAGCAACTGGTTGGACAGCGCCGTGCCGTGGACGGCGGCGCCCCACGCTTCGGCCTTGACCCTGGGGTCCGGCCGCGCCGCGAGGGCCGTGGCGTGCCCGGACTTGCCCGACGCCGTGTTGTCGCGCGCCAGCTCCGCGTCCAGCTCCTCGGGGTTGTCCTGTCCGTGGGCCGCGAGGGCATGCCAGAGGTTCCAGCGGAGATCCGCGTCAACGGAGAGCCCCTCGATCACGGTGCTGCCATCCAGGAGGCCCCTGAGCAGGCCGAGCTGGCCGGCGTCGAAGCGGCTCGTGGCGGCGAGGGTCCGGGCCCAGGCCAGCTGCTGGTCGGAGCCTGGTGCCGCCTGACGGAGTTCGGCGGCGGCGGTGGCCAGGAAGCTGCCGCGGACCTCCTCGCGCCGGGCCGCCGGTACGTAACGTTCGATCGCCGTTCCTGCGTTGCCCAGAATGTTCAGCAGCACCCCGATGCCTGACTCGGCCGGCCCGAAGCGCTGCACCGCCTCGACGTAACGGGCAGCGGGAGTAGCGGCGTCGCGTGCCGAATCCCACAGCGCGGTCCAGCACAGGGCCCGCGCCATCGGGTCAGTGATGGCGCCGAGGGAGCTGCGCACCGTGGCTTCGGAGTGCGGGTCGAGCCGGACCTTGGCGTAGCTGAGGTCCTCGTCATTGACCAGCAACAACGCCGGGCGGCCCTTGCCGGCGAGCTGGCCGACCACGGTACGTTCGCCGTCGACGTCGGTTTCCACGCTGTCGGTGCGCACCAGGGCGCCTGCGGCGTCGAAGTCGTAAAGTCCAATCCGCAGCCGGTGCGGCCTCGGCTCCTGCCGGCCTGTGATCGGGTCCTCGGCGTGCTGGACCAGCGACACCGAGCCCAGCACGCCGTCTTGCTCGTCAATCTCGGAGGTGAGGGTCGAGATGCCGGAGGTCTGCAGCCACTGCCGCGCCCAGACTGCGAGGTCGCGGCCGGAGGCGGCGCCCAACGCCGCCAACAGATCAGCCAACGTGGTGTTGCCGTAGGCGTGGTCGCGGAAATACCGGCGAGAGCCGGCGATGAAGGCGTCGAAGCCCACGTAGGCAACCAGTTGCTTGAGCACCGAAGCGCCCTTGGCGTAGGTGATCCCGTCGAAGTTCTGCTTCGCGGCCTCAAGGTCCGGGATGTCGGCGACAATCGGGTGTGTGGTGGGCAGCTGGTCCTGGACGTAGGCCCACGCCTTGCGGTTGTTGGCGAAGTTCACCCACGCCGTTTCCCAGTCCGTCGTCCGGTCCACGCCCAGGGTGCCCATGTAGTCCGCGAAGGATTCCTTGAGCCACAGGTCATCCCACCACTGCATGGTGACGAGGTCGCCGAACCACATGTGCGCCATCTCGTGCAGCAGGGTGTTGGCGCGGCCCTGGTACTGCGAGTCGGCGGCGCGGGACGTGAAGACGTAGCTTTCCGTGAACGTCACCAGGCCCGGGTTTTCCATGGCGCCGAGGTTGTACTCGGGCACGAAAGCCTGCTCGTACTTTCCCCACGGGTACGGGTAGTCGAAGAGGTCGTTGAAGAAGTCCAGGCCGTTCCTGGTCAGCCGGAACAGTTCCTCCGGGTCGAAGGACGGCGCCATGGAGGCCCGGCAGTAGAGCGCCAGCGGCACGTCCAGCACGGTTCCGTCCGCGAGGCTCCCGTGCCAGGTGTCCTCGGCCTTGAAGTAGGGGCCGGCGAGCACGGTGGTGATGTAGGTGGACATCGGCTTGGTGGGGGCGAAATCCCACCTGCTCGTGGCCGGGTCGCTGGTCAGCTGGGTGCGGAGGGCTTCGACGCCGTTCGAGGAGACCTGCCACTCGGACGGGGCCATCACGTGGAAAGTGAATTCTGCCTTGAGGTCCGGCTGTTCGAAGTTCGCGAAGACGCGGCGCGCGTCGGCGGGCTCGTACTGCGTGTACAGGTAGCACTGGCCGTCGGCGGGGTCATAGAAGCGGTGCATGCCCTCGCCGGAGGTGCTGTACAGGGCCGTGCCGGTGACCGTGACCTGATTCTCGGCCTGCAGGTTGTCCAGCCGGATCCGGGAGCCGTCCACCACGTCTGAAACCGGCAGGCCCTTGCCGTTGAGGAAGACGCTGTGTACCGAACTGCTGATGAAGTCCAGGAACGTGGAGGCGCCGGGTTCGCTGGCGGAAAAATTGATCACGCTGCGGCTGGTGTAACCCGCGACGTCGGGATCAGCCGCCTGCCAGACGTCCAGGGAGACGTCGTAGCTGTGGGTGGTGATCAGGGCTGAGCGGGTTGCCGCTTCGTCACGGCTCAGGTTCTGGTTCGACACTCCGCTATCTAATCACGGGGAGACCCGAAGCTCAGCGGGCGGGGATAAGGACGACGGCGGCGGCCAACCCCAGGGCCGCGATCAGCAGCCACGAGGCCAGGGCGGCAAGCAGCGCCGGAGTTCCCGTCCGCAACAGTTGCCGTACCCGGACGGCCGAGCCGAGTCCGAACAAGGCCATGCCCAGCAGTAGGTCCTGCAGCACTGAGGCGGCCCCGAGCACGTCGGGGGAGAGCCAGCCGGTGGTCCGCAGGGCGGCCATGGCGACGAACCCCACCACGAACAGCGGAACGATCGGCGGGAGCCTGCCGCCGTCGTCGGACCCGATCCGGTGGTGGACGCCGGCAGCGGCGACCATGGGGGCGAGCAGCAGCACGCGGGTCAGTTTGACGATGACGGCGACCGCGAGCGCCGAGGCCCCCGCGGTCTGCGCGGTGGCGACCACCTGCCCGACGTCGTGCACCGAGGCGCCTGCCCACGCCCCGAAAGCCTCCGGGCTGAGCCCCAGCGGGCCGATGAGGAGGGGCAAGACGCCGATGGCGAGTGTGCCGCAGAGAGTGACGAGCGCGATCGGCAGCACCGTGTCCTGCTGCCGGATCCGCCGGACGGCTGCCATCGCGCCGATCGCGGAGGCCCCGCAGATCGCGAAGCCGGTCGCAATCAGCATCGAAACCGGCGGCGGCAGGCGGAACAGCCGGGCGATCCCGTAGGTGCCCGCGAACGCTGCAAGCACCACCCCGGTGATCAGCAACAGGGCGGGCCAGCCCAGGCCCAGCACGTCCGCCACACTGACTTTGAGCCCCAGCACGACGATGCCGGCGCGCATCAGGTGCTTGCCGGCGAAGTCCAGCCCGGCCCGGCCGGACCCCGCGCTCCAGCCCGACACTCCCGGCAGGTTCGCGGCCAGGAGTCCCAGCAGGACCGCGACCGTCATGGCGGGCAGCGCCGGCAGCATTGTGTGGACCGCCAAGGCGGTCCCGACGGCGGCAGCGCAGGCAAGCAAGCCCGGCAACAGCGCGCGCAGCCGGCCCAGGCGCTGGCTGACCGCGTGCAACAGGAAAAAGGGTCGGAAAACAGGCACGTCGTCCACCTTGCCCTACCGACAGCTCAAACACCGCAGCGTGAGCCGCAACACGCCCCGCGGGAGGCACCGAAATGATTTCGTAACGAAAAGATGGTTGGCTTATGGCCATGTCTGACCTTTTTGAGGATTACTCAGAGGCCGCCGGCCGCAGCGGCGCCTACGACGAGATGTTTGCCCCGGGCCAGGAGGCCCGGCGCTCCTACGGCCAGGTTGCCGGGGCGCTGAGGGAGCTCTCGCTGGCCGATGTCACGGCGCGCGCGGACTCAATGGCCCGGACGTTCCTGGACCGCGGCGTCACCTTCGACTTCGCGGGCGAGGAACGGCCGTTCCCGTTGGACATCGTCCCCCGGGTCATTCCGGCCGATGAGTGGGCCGTGCTCGAACGCGGTGTGGCGCAGCGGGTGCGGGCCCTGGAAGCCTTCCTGAACGACGTCTACGACAAGATGACCGTGGTCTCCGACGGCGTGATCCCTCGGCAGCTTGTCACCACGAGCGCGCACTTCCACCGCCAGGTCCACGGCTTCGAGCCGGCCGGCGGCGTGCGCGTCCACATCTCCGGCATCGACGTCGTCCGCGACGCGGCGGGCACCTTCCGGGTCCTGGAAGACAACGTGCGGGTGCCCTCCGGCGTCAGCTACGTGCTGGAGAACCGCCGGGCCATGGCCAAGGGCCTGCCCGAGGCCTTCGGCCAGCAGCTGATCCGCCCGGTGGAGGAATACCCCCGCCGGCTGCTGTCCGCGCTGCGCAAGACGGCGCCGTCCGGCGTCGACGATCCCACTGTCGTGGTCCTGACCCCCGGCGTCTTCAACAGCGCCTACTTCGAGCACACCCTGCTTGCCGGCCTGATGGGCGTCGAACTGGTGGAGGGCCGCGACCTGATCTGCCGCGGCAACCGCGTCTACATGCGCACCACCGCCGGCGAACAGCGCGTGGACGTGATCTACAAGCGGATCGACGACGAGTTCCTGGACCCCCTGCAGTTCCGCTCCGACTCCATGCTCGGCTGCCCCGGGCTGGTCAACGCCGCGCGCGCCGGCGGCGTCACGATTGCCAATGCCGTCGGC
The nucleotide sequence above comes from Arthrobacter sp. KBS0702. Encoded proteins:
- the pepN gene encoding aminopeptidase N; its protein translation is MSNQNLSRDEAATRSALITTHSYDVSLDVWQAADPDVAGYTSRSVINFSASEPGASTFLDFISSSVHSVFLNGKGLPVSDVVDGSRIRLDNLQAENQVTVTGTALYSTSGEGMHRFYDPADGQCYLYTQYEPADARRVFANFEQPDLKAEFTFHVMAPSEWQVSSNGVEALRTQLTSDPATSRWDFAPTKPMSTYITTVLAGPYFKAEDTWHGSLADGTVLDVPLALYCRASMAPSFDPEELFRLTRNGLDFFNDLFDYPYPWGKYEQAFVPEYNLGAMENPGLVTFTESYVFTSRAADSQYQGRANTLLHEMAHMWFGDLVTMQWWDDLWLKESFADYMGTLGVDRTTDWETAWVNFANNRKAWAYVQDQLPTTHPIVADIPDLEAAKQNFDGITYAKGASVLKQLVAYVGFDAFIAGSRRYFRDHAYGNTTLADLLAALGAASGRDLAVWARQWLQTSGISTLTSEIDEQDGVLGSVSLVQHAEDPITGRQEPRPHRLRIGLYDFDAAGALVRTDSVETDVDGERTVVGQLAGKGRPALLLVNDEDLSYAKVRLDPHSEATVRSSLGAITDPMARALCWTALWDSARDAATPAARYVEAVQRFGPAESGIGVLLNILGNAGTAIERYVPAARREEVRGSFLATAAAELRQAAPGSDQQLAWARTLAATSRFDAGQLGLLRGLLDGSTVIEGLSVDADLRWNLWHALAAHGQDNPEELDAELARDNTASGKSGHATALAARPDPRVKAEAWGAAVHGTALSNQLLSATIAGFNTAPAELLAGYVEPYFECLEQVWTERSIEIASRIVRGLYPAGQDLDGPGAAPESHPVIARTDQWLAEHADAPRALRRIIIEQRSQLLRALKAQAVSA
- a CDS encoding YeiH family protein, with protein sequence MPVFRPFFLLHAVSQRLGRLRALLPGLLACAAAVGTALAVHTMLPALPAMTVAVLLGLLAANLPGVSGWSAGSGRAGLDFAGKHLMRAGIVVLGLKVSVADVLGLGWPALLLITGVVLAAFAGTYGIARLFRLPPPVSMLIATGFAICGASAIGAMAAVRRIRQQDTVLPIALVTLCGTLAIGVLPLLIGPLGLSPEAFGAWAGASVHDVGQVVATAQTAGASALAVAVIVKLTRVLLLAPMVAAAGVHHRIGSDDGGRLPPIVPLFVVGFVAMAALRTTGWLSPDVLGAASVLQDLLLGMALFGLGSAVRVRQLLRTGTPALLAALASWLLIAALGLAAAVVLIPAR
- a CDS encoding circularly permuted type 2 ATP-grasp protein, coding for MSDLFEDYSEAAGRSGAYDEMFAPGQEARRSYGQVAGALRELSLADVTARADSMARTFLDRGVTFDFAGEERPFPLDIVPRVIPADEWAVLERGVAQRVRALEAFLNDVYDKMTVVSDGVIPRQLVTTSAHFHRQVHGFEPAGGVRVHISGIDVVRDAAGTFRVLEDNVRVPSGVSYVLENRRAMAKGLPEAFGQQLIRPVEEYPRRLLSALRKTAPSGVDDPTVVVLTPGVFNSAYFEHTLLAGLMGVELVEGRDLICRGNRVYMRTTAGEQRVDVIYKRIDDEFLDPLQFRSDSMLGCPGLVNAARAGGVTIANAVGNGVADDKLVYSYVPDLIRYYLAEEPVIANVDTYRLEEKEAREEVLDRLHELVVKPVDGSGGKGLVIGPDASKDELEALRKRIVADPRGWIAQPVLQLSTVPTLSGDKFGPRHVDLRPFAVNDGDDVWVLPGGLTRVALKEGSLIVNSSQGGGSKDTWVLADSPQVPVEAIPRPAVAVRERVSVWPVESNWRDSQKEQQQQQQQQSSDAQEVAANA